A genomic stretch from Plasmodium brasilianum strain Bolivian I chromosome 9, whole genome shotgun sequence includes:
- a CDS encoding peroxisome assembly protein 22 has product MPRTCKNGQDCRKYKSYENVEDKNISIFQPILLVGMLFMLYIFYFRIFKRRYDVNNENYRSKLNNKNTSSKPIISLCLNDIVLKIIGNNVHIIESSIEPFNKLCSISELFVIAQISNDVQEKNTVDLLKKLGLFDKGLKEHRLMFCTTSNGRASMIRQLCPLTHVDSDETVIKTLTGKIPNLVQIYGNLNTSDHSNFFTSLQAFTQVICAVATVEGIN; this is encoded by the coding sequence ATGCCTAGAACGTGTAAAAATGGGCAAGAttgtagaaaatataaatcatatgaaaatgttgaagataaaaacatttcaatttttcagcCAATACTATTAGTTGGTATGCTATTtatgctttatattttttactttcgtatttttaaaagaagatatgatgtaaataatgaaaattatagaagcaaattaaataataaaaatacaagcAGTAAACCCATTATATCCTTGTGCTTAAATGACATAGTTTTAAAGATTATTGGTAACAATGTACACATAATTGAAAGTTCCATAGAaccatttaataaattatgttcAATTTCAGAGCTCTTTGTAATTGCACAAATTTCAAATGATGTCCAAGAAAAAAACACAGTTGATCTTCTTAAAAAATTGGGTTTGTTTGATAAAGGTTTAAAAGAACATCGTCTTATGTTTTGTACTACTTCAAATGGAAGAGCATCAATGATACGTCAATTATGTCCGCTTACTCATGTCGACAGTGATGAAACTGTAATAAAAACCTTAACAGGAAAAATTCCAAATCTTGTTCAAATATATGGAAATTTAAATACTAGTGAtcattctaatttttttacgtcTTTACAAGCTTTTACTCAAGTCATATGTGCAGTTGCAACTGTTGAAGGTATAAACTAA